The sequence below is a genomic window from Plasmodium cynomolgi strain B DNA, chromosome 4, whole genome shotgun sequence.
CCATTTTGCCGGCCACTTTGCCTGCCATTTTCCTTGCGCCCATGCGCCCCCtcttttcgcttttcctAACATGATTGCGCTGGCAGACGCCCCTTCTTCCGCTTTTCCGCATCTTCGCTTCACCCAAACTGATGGCCATTCCGCCGCGTGTTCAAAATGAAAGTACCGCAACGGAAGTGAAGCGCGTCGAAGCTGAGTGATATGCATTATGCTTATGTACGTGTACATGTGGATATGCACGCGCATGCATACGGCTATGCGCAGAGGTACACGCACAGACACAGGAACGCGCACAGGTACACGCACAGGCACACATACGGGCATATATACTCGCGTATGTACACGCACCCTGTACCTTTGCGCGCCGAGCACACAGGCGCATTTGCCAACTTGCCCATACGTGAACGTATACCTACCAACGTGAAATCCTCGAGGCAAACGCGGAGAACGCGGAGAACGCTGAGAACCCGGAGAAACGCAACTGTGCATGAAGCCAAGCCGCAGAATAATGCCTTGTTCTTTCTCTATTGTGTATAATGGGGATAATTGGCTCTTCATTAGCTAGCAACATAGAAGATGACTTTCGCACGGATCATCATGTAAGTGTTCTGTACGCATACGGTTTGCTCGCATTCATCAGTACCCCTATCGTGGGATGTGGAATCTCCACTTGGGGATCGCTTCTCCGTCCATTATGTGAGAAAGCGTTTTTGAAGTGCCCACGCAGAGGAATGCACAAATGAAGCTCTGTTTCGCTTTTATATGTGCTAACGCATAGGACACGTCTACAATTTAGCGCCGCCACCATGTCTGCTATTGTACCCCTGTTATTTGTacgcctcccttttttttttttttgcaaccaCAGCCCCGATCGATTTCGTTCAACTCGTCCATAATCAACGTAAGTGCAGATGAGTTAATTTTGTGAAGAAGGGCATTATGCAGGAAGGAGGTCTCCCGATTCGATGTGTTGAGCAATTCCGTAGGAGGCTCTCTGCCCGTTGAGCGACTCATCAACATAACTCCCCCGGCAGAACACgcgattttttcccccctcctctcAGAGAACCGATAATGAGCACCTGTACGATCTAATCTCTCAAGGACCCAACATAAATATCCAAAGGACGTCGGTTGTGAGGAACTCCGTGAACCTGCGTCGAAAGACATTGAAAATTATCAACCATGGGAACAATGTCTACCTGATCAACTTCATTTTTGACGCCTTGTACGATGTGGAGatatctatatatttttgttgcaAGGAGGAGTTTGCGGAAAACCGGGAGGCGTTGTAAGTGTTTTTCCTCAGGGGTACCCCGCTTGGCCGAAAGGGGGAGAACCTTCCTTCACTCCACcgcgttgtttttttttttttttttacgcgcaGTTGATTGGATTGCTCAGTAGTGTGTCCCTCTTAGCtgcactttatttttttatttttattattatttttttttttttttttttattatttttttttctctccccacCCCTGGTCACAGCTACACGCCCACGAAGTACCCCACAGTGACCAACATATACCCGAAAGATATAAACCAGATTTACATGAGCAGCCCGAGTGACGCCATCAATTTGAACGTCTTCGATGTGAATGATCTGAAATGCAAGCCCAGTTACGAGTACATcatccccattttgattGTGCTAAGAGCACTTGGCGCGCCCATTCCACAGGCTCAATACAACTTTGCTTACTTGCAGGAGGACGAAGTGAAGGACGGCGTCCACTGCGCAGACAAGTACAAACTTGTGCTTTATAAACAGAAGATTCAGTTTGGCAATCGGTACTTCGAGGTGCAGGAGATTTTCGGCATCGAGAAGTCCAAGGCGCCACAACCTGACGCCGTGAGCAGCTTCTTGTCCGGCAGGTGCGTTCGCGCGTGGATACGTGACACGCGCGCATAAGCGCATTGCTGATTTGTACAACGTTTATTTTGctgcccattttgctgcccaTCTTGCTGTTCATTTTCCTGCCCATTTTTCTGCCCCCCTTTCGCAGAGAGTGCGTGATATGCCTGACGGAGGAGAGGGACACCGCCATACTGCCCTGCAGACACATGTGCCTGTGCAACGTGGTAATTGGAGTGGACTCCCCGTGCGGGCAGGCAGCTACGCCTGCACACGGGTTCGCAACGAGGAGCACTGTgtatttacttttatttcattttattttatctttagttttttttattttattttattttattttattttatttatttttttattttttttatttttattcccacCCTGCAGTGCGCAAACGTAGTCAGAATGCAAAACACGAAGTGCCCCATTTGCCGACAAGGTAAGGGAGATCGATCCCCCCGACGTGTGCACGTCCAGACGCTGGGGAGAGGTCAAGCGGAACGAGCCAAACAAGAGTTAGCCGATTCATTTGTAGTGACCCGCCCCCAACCACtgcctttcatttttaacgctTCCGATTAACGCTTCCAATTAACGATTCCTTTGTAGACGTCCGCGGTCTGTTGCAAATCAACATAGACAACAAGCGGGACACCATGCCAgaggggaggagcagcatGTGAACAAGCGAACTTACACATGGGCAAGCGAGTATACATATGATGATCAAACGCGAACATTTGTAACCTTTTTAATCCCCGCTTTAACGCATCCACGTGTGCAAGACGACGCTTTTACTTCTTAACGtgattcccccctttttcttttttttgcaattttaagctaattttttttttaagttattttTGTGGCTAGCCAgctagctagctagctagctttttttttttttatccacaGTGAAATGTGCACATAGTTTTTCAACCCTACTGGGATGAGACGCAACGGCAATTATAAATGAGTTCGACAGTACACATGGAGGGAGTTTTACGTATCATCCATGTATGGAAGTTTGTAATTTGCGTGTTGCCGAGGCTACCTTGCCATGGGTGGACTTACTCCACGTGGGGCATCACCCAAATGATGCCTCCACACAGTTTTGTGCTAATTTTGTGGTTACCCAAACAGggtcccctcccccccctccaaaaaaaaaaacgacgcaATAATTTTACCTAACGGGGAAAGTGATCCTATCCGCGTGTGAACAGCGCTTCGCTTCGCTGATGAAAAGAGCAAGGTTTACAGAATTGTTCGTTTGGTGCGGAAATATGAATAACAGGTGATAATCTCTCTCTCGTGGGTGGTCATTGCCCCTTTTATAGCAACAGCAATTGGTGGTGCTTCTTTGCTTGCTCAGTTGTTGCCTCTCCCTAACTTACGATCCctgtat
It includes:
- a CDS encoding RING zinc finger protein (putative) encodes the protein MGIIGSSLASNIEDDFRTDHHPRSISFNSSIINRTDNEHLYDLISQGPNINIQRTSVVRNSVNLRRKTLKIINHGNNVYLINFIFDALYDVEISIYFCCKEEFAENREAFYTPTKYPTVTNIYPKDINQIYMSSPSDAINLNVFDVNDLKCKPSYEYIIPILIVLRALGAPIPQAQYNFAYLQEDEVKDGVHCADKYKLVLYKQKIQFGNRYFEVQEIFGIEKSKAPQPDAVSSFLSGRECVICLTEERDTAILPCRHMCLCNVCANVVRMQNTKCPICRQDVRGLLQINIDNKRDTMPEGRSSM